A single Apostichopus japonicus isolate 1M-3 chromosome 11, ASM3797524v1, whole genome shotgun sequence DNA region contains:
- the LOC139976144 gene encoding uncharacterized protein isoform X1 has product MFLQLVSDHSPGHGNSCSFDILGQLRGLHGMANSGPYQYSGCYFPKSSDPNFLSIFYSHSRLHHLTTWKAKHKAFVRKLQESGDRTFPGLQHLKRLIEAKRRNGEGIRSPDEVEGRENESCQKAISFQENAIMHIDMDCFFVAVSLIKYPELRGKPVAVAHYAWKSESSEQEMNRKKECQERKIWAKDEKDDNEESKKKKKKTPLSDDTDDDEDKSKGLPENGDDGKSDLGVKASERDNFWSLAEIASCSYEARDAGVKNGMIMRNAKELCPELRTIPYDFDGYYKVSKLLYETVARYTHDIEACSCDELLVDITKILQETGATPLEFAQVLRGEIHEKTQCTASAGLAPTAVLARLGTRVAKPNGVYQLVPGKEGELLNSLPVRELPGVGGSISKKLQTMGIHTCADLQQLTLDNLQTQFGSKTGHIIYQHCRGEDDRPIRMEKERKYVSVEVNYGIRFKVEADVLNFIFRLSQELHKRLHDLEMAGRTLTVKLKVRRAGTPKEDTKFMGYGVYDNKIRSATLPQETDDLGTIRREYRNILLQMNATPTDIRGVGVQISRLKKASCSSKLSKSLEDLLVVKSDAAKKKAVRNIREDSANSGSSLSSGKKRGKSYSLLNFIKPKKRILAKKLPSRSDNIFKRERKFPLNMLSGATITPEPHSNRNLDVKANDSNGSLMKDTSRSKVISVAKEGGIMANFLGAKLTENSSCGTEDEIQICEHVLEETKDESECQKGREKNVFVGKENKDEGFCADLSGETQKVEDNSVFGMVPNTPRYHKHILPETSQKGIARHDNHEKDHVLQGDPKPSDGSKTESSSASLDCKQNGNNGRDTLQSYWKSSDGSKTGSSHASLECKPPDDREDDDVSQVDPECSDGSKEVPGSPILKCKSHDNHHKVSVSFNDPYCSDGSKTDSDSTSEECTSDNNGLRDAIPHCDPNYIGGSEIDNESISKEDEIRSDASLKNDPGVVMSGTDNSNMLVRSEATDSVEKSLIPNDKHQPGIQVYSSKSDKVTSERKAVQSRSNRVKYLSMPLANADDLKVIAGIQEDNSQIELHLEAKEVEEDDGNPPEVESLKNQDVEAPREDGYTLETTSESMSEDAAQLRDNFCHKLEEYKDGSHTHQPKISTDQVLIPSDDLNIALKAFKVDNINCKILNKKVTTSSSTDECSDITLSKFGFSPRRSREYASQGESHGDVNSSCQKEDINSRSSQECSVFRSTQDGSNPQRFQESFKSRCSQDSLKYNHSQDVSTSKSSQDITYLSNHQKDTNLRNQQEDPNGPKIFEGRSIPGSSQVASKLSGSLDGAYYSSVQGSTSSTSSQKGSYPSGSQDNSIFSDSQGDLASRDSQGDSNPNNSQLGSSTGPSLEGFSPSRTSDPRIFQRSADQRGSQAGSNINNSQENLNLMSPGEDENGILSEEESDRTSSRGSSTKLSLSTGVSSSKKSKPFSHTSDPEFLADFYNHSRYHHMATWRVEHKNFVNDLQKKVEVRKLPGKEKLQVLMNASDKEEDLEERSDGFIPAGYSLPSQSQVIQERGYNCKRLFEEKSVIMHIDMDCFFVAVSLLKFPELRGKALAVAHSTVNTSPRMDTWLEDFERAYLEKKMWTCPTAKTIDTNSDDENSHKEEISGREVSGVAAEEQGMSEQRVNSEESMKIRQNIDTDHHVSSQCKKDDLNKESGIKGLTDTSDGEERTSKDVKMEISVGSCLQHNPLAEIASCSYEARAFGVEKGMILSRAKELCPHIVTIPYDFENYHRVSRILYETVASFTNEIEAVSCDEMFVDVTKTLRDTGASPVEFAQLVLDEVFAKTQCIASVGIASNTLLARLCTRVAKPNGIYMLMDDDKVEEFMKNIPVRELPGVGRATSQKLMHLGITTCSDLQELSLSALQCQFGQKPGHDLFHRCRGKNDQPVRMERQQKLVSSTVNYGIRFKGNAEALKFVADLAEVVHKKLKKTGMAGRTIMLKAKIRKRGSAEDNKKLFGHGICDNRSRTLTFTQETDDLAIIQKECQNLLLQLKASPRDIRGVGIHISRLKRASKSSNSAKSLKDMLVKKGSSEVTKTSELTKKRSEVTESSKLNVTKSLKDMLIKKRSEVAQPSELVSKRTEAKNFQPSTAQFANIDTNFLPLIKAEPEPEAETPSSPVFSQDGALAPFLKPVSMFGPKPNMSKRRVLSTGDLPLDYPSCLDPDVLKELPPDILKEVLEEERLKVRKAENLVETLGHVDDLPSFSEIDPTCLDALPTDIQGELLSAYRRRSSNTSEMTPEKIPEVTTPEKRVIEEDLKVKKKKRRRDGSQSGSGRSSVQRNLFEVMNIQQPKGKARRHSALY; this is encoded by the exons atgtttttacaaCTAGTTTCTGACCATTCACCAGGTCATGGTAATAGCTgttcatttgatattttgggGCAATTAAGGGGCTTACATGGTATGGCAAACAGTGGCCCATATCAGTACAGTGGTTGCTACTTTCCAAAATCTTCTGATCCAAACTTTCTGTCAATTTTTTATAGCCATTCTCGCCTCCACCATCTTACCACATGGAAGGCAAAGCACAAAGCATTCGTGAGGAAACTCCAGGAGAGTGGGGACCGAACATTTCCCGGTCTCCAACATTTGAAGAGGTTGATCGAGGCAAAGAGGCGAAATGGAGAAGGAATCCGTAGCCCGGATGAGGTCGAGGGCCGAGAAAATGAAAGTTGCCAAAAGGCGATCAGTTTTCAGGAAAATGCGATAATGCATATCGACATGGATTGCTTCTTTGTAGCCGTGAGTCTAATAAAGTACCCAGAGCTGAGGGGTAAGCCGGTCGCAGTTGCCCATTATGCATGGAAGTCTGAATCCAGTGAACAGGAAATGAATCGCAAGAAGGAATGTCAAGAGAGGAAAATCTGGGCGAAGGATGAAAAAGATGATAACGAAGAgagtaagaagaagaagaagaagacccCCTTGTCAGATGATacagatgatgatgaagataaAAGCAAAGGACTTCCAGAAAATGGCGACGACGGAAAATCTGACCTGGGAGTGAAAGCGTCCGAAAGGGACAATTTTTGGTCACTGGCGGAGATTGCGTCTTGCAGTTACGAAGCTCGAGATGCGGGCGTTAAGAATGGCATGATAATGAGGAACGCCAAGGAACTCTGCCCAGAACTGCGCACCATCCCGTACGACTTTGATGGCTACTACAAGGTGTCCAAACTTCTGTATGAAACTGTAGCTCG ATACACTCACGACATCGAGGCATGCAGTTGCGACGAATTACTCGTGGACATCACCAAAATATTGCAAGAGACGGGAGCAACACCATTAGAATTTGCTCAAGTTTTGAGGGGTGAAATCCATGAAAAGACACAGTGCACAGCATCTGCAGGTTTAG CCCCAACCGCCGTTTTAGCGAGACTCGGTACGAGAGTGGCTAAGCCTAATGGAGTGTACCAGCTAGTGCCTGGGAAAGAGGGGGAGCTGTTAAATAGTCTTCCAGTCAGAGAACTTCCAG GTGTTGGAGGGTCCATAAGCAAGAAACTTCAGACCATGGGCATTCACACCTGTGCTGATCTGCAGCAGCTGACGTTAGATAATTTGCAAACACAGTTCGGCAGTAAGACAGGACACATCATCTACCAACACTGTAGAGGGGAGGACGATCGACCAATCAGGATGgagaaagaaaggaaatacGTTTCTGTCGAGGTGAACTATGGCATACGCTTTAAAGTC GAAGCAGACGtgttaaatttcatatttcgtCTCTCTCAGGAACTCCATAAGAGGTTGCACGATTTGGAGATGGCTGGACGTACTTTGACTGTTAAGTTAAAG GTAAGGAGAGCCGGTACGCCAAAGGAGGATACTAAGTTCATGGGCTATGGCGTGTACGATAACAAAATACGAAGCGCCACGCTCCCGCAGGAAACTGATGACTTGGGTACCATAAGGAGGGAATATAGGAACATCCTATTGCAGATGAACGCAACCCCTACGGACATTCGTGGC GTTGGTGTTCAGATCAGCAGACTGAAAAAGGCTTCTTGCTCTTCGAAATTATCCAAATCGTTGGAAGATTTGCTGGTTGTTAAATCTGATGCCGCAAAGAAGAAAGCCGTCAGGAACATTCGTGAAGATTCTGCAAATTCGGGCTCATCTCTCAGCAGCGGAAAGAAAAGAGGCAAATCCTACTCACTGCTTAATTTTATCAAACCAAAGAAACGAATACTTGCCAAAAAATTACCTTCAAGATCAgacaatattttcaaaagagagaGGAAATTTCCTTTGAATATGTTATCAGGTGCAACTATTACACCAGAACCTCATAGTAATAGAAACTTGGATGTTAAAGCTAATGATTCAAATGGTTCATTGATGAAAGATACTtctaggtcaaaggtcatcagtgttGCTAAGGAAGGTGGTATTATGGCAAATTTCTTAGGTGCCAAACTCACAGAAAACAGTTCATGTGGCACAGAGGATGAAATTCAGATCTGTGAACATGTGTTGGAGGAGACCAAAGATGAATCTGAATGCCAAAAAGGTAGagagaaaaatgtttttgtgggaaaggaaaacaaagatgAAGGTTTTTGCGCCGACTTAAGTGGAGAAACACAGAAAGTGGAGGACAACTCTGTGTTTGGCATGGTGCCAAATACACCAAGATATCATAAACACATTTTACCTGAGACAAGTCAAAAAGGAATTGCAAGGCATGATAATCATGAGAAGGATCATGTCTTGCAGGGTGATCCGAAACCTTCAGATGGATCCAAGACTGAATCTAGCAGTGCTTCTTTGGATTGTAAACAAAATGGTAATAATGGCAGAGACACCTTGCAAAGTTATTGGAAATCTTCAGATGGATCCAAAACTGGATCTAGTCATGCCTCATTGGAGTGCAAACCACCTGATGATCGGGAAGATGATGATGTCTCGCAGGTTGATCCGGAATGTTCAGATGGATCCAAGGAGGTTCCAGGTAGTCCCATTTTGAAGTGCAAGTCACATGATAATCACCACAAGGTTTCTGTCTCGTTCAATGATCCATACTGCTCAGATGGATCCAAGACTGATTCTGACTCTACTTCTGAGGAGTGCACATCAGATAACAATGGCCTTAGAGATGCGATCCCACACTGTGATCCAAATTATATAGGTGGATCAGAAATTGACAATGAGAGCATTTCAAAAGAAGATGAAATACGTTCAGATGCATCATTAAAGAATGATCCCGGTGTAGTAATGTCTGGCACCGACAACTCCAACATGTTGGTTAGATCAGAGGCTACTGATAGTGTGGAGAAATCGTTGATACCAAATGATAAACATCAACCTGGGATTCAGGTATACAGTAGCAAATCAGATAAGGTTACCAGTGAGAGGAAAGCTGTCCAATCGAGGTCAAACAGGGTCAAGTATCTAAGCATGCCATTGGCCAATGCTGATGACTTGAAAGTAATAGCTGGAATTCAGGAAGATAACTCTCAAATTGAGTTACACCTTGAGGCTAAAGAAGTAGAAGAAGATGATGGAAATCCTCCAGAAGTTGAGAGCTTGAAGAATCAGGATGTAGAGGCACCTAGGGAAGATGGATATACCTTGGAGACTACTTCTGAATCTATGTCAGAAGATGCTGCTCAATTACGTGACAATTTCTGTCACAAGTTGGAGGAATATAAGGATGGCTCGCATACACATCAACCAAAAATAAGCACAGATCAGGTTTTGATACCAAGTGATGATTTAAACATTGCGCTTAAGGCTTTTAAAGTTGATAATATTAATTGTAAAATCCTTAATAAGAAAGTAACAACATCCAGTAGTACAGATGAATGCTCAGATATTACATTGTCAAAATTTGGCTTCAGTCCAAGGAGGTCCCGAGAATATGCATCCCAAGGAGAGTCACACGGCGATGTCAATTCAAGCTGTCAGAAAGAAGACATAAATTCGAGAAGTTCACAAGAATGTTCAGTTTTCAGAAGCACACAGGATGGTTCAAATCCTCAAAGATTTCAGGAGTCTTTTAAATCCAGATGCTCACAAGACAGTTTGAAATACAACCACTCACAAGATGTTTCCACTTCCAAAAGCTCTCAAGATATTACATATCTGAGTAATCATCAAAAAGATACAAATCTAAGAAACCAACAAGAAGACCCAAATGGCCCAAAAATCTTTGAAGGACGTTCAATTCCCGGAAGCTCTCAAGTAGCTTCAAAGCTCAGCGGTTCTCTAGATGGAGCCTATTACAGCAGTGTACAAGGTAGTACCAGTTCCACAAGTTCTCAGAAAGGCTCATATCCCAGTGGATCTCAGGACAATTCAATTTTTAGTGACTCGCAAGGAGATTTAGCCTCTAGAGATTCTCAAGGGGACTCAAATCCCAATAACTCACAGCTAGGATCAAGTACTGGACCTTCGCTAGAAGGTTTCTCTCCCAGTCGTACATCAGATCCTCGTATCTTTCAAAGAAGTGCAGATCAGAGAGGTTCACAAGCAGGCTCAAATATCAACAATTCACAGGAAAATTTAAACCTCATGAGCCCAGGAGAGGACGAAAATGGCATTTTGTCTGAAGAAGAATCAGATCGTACTTCATCGCGAGGAAGTTCAACGAAACTCTCTCTCTCAACAGGAGTTTCATCTTCGAAAAAATCAAAACCTTTTTCACACACCTCGGATCCCGAATTTCTTGCGGACTTCTACAACCATTCCAGGTATCACCATATGGCCACTTGGCGTGTGGAACACAAAAATTTTGTCAATGACTTGCAGAAGAAAGTTGAGGTGAGGAAGTTGCCAGGGAAGGAAAAACTTCAGGTTTTAATGAACGCTAGCGATAAGGAAGAAGATTTAGAAGAAAGGTCCGACGGTTTCATCCCAGCGGGCTACTCGTTGCCATCGCAGAGTCAGGTCATCCAGGAAAGAGGATACAACTGTAAGAGGTTATTTGAAGAAAAGAGTGTGATTATGCATATTGATATGGACTGTTTCTTTGTGGCTGTGAGTCTACTTAAGTTTCCAGAGCTGAGAGGCAAAGCTCTGGCCGTGGCTCATTCGACAGTTAATACATCGCCGAGGATGGATACGTGGCTGGAAGATTTTGAGAGAGCTTATCTAGAAAAGAAGATGTGGACTTGTCCAACAGCTAAAACTATTGATACTAATTCTGACGATGAAAATAGTCACAAGGAGGAAATAAGTGGAAGAGAAGTGAGCGGCGTAGCAGCAGAGGAACAAGGAATGAGTGAGCAGCGAGTAAACAGTGAGGAGAGTATGAAGATTAGACAGAATATAGATACTGACCATCACGTCAGCAGCCAGTGTAAGAAAGACGATCTGAATAAGGAGTCGGGAATCAAGGGTTTGACCGATACGTCGGACGGAGAAGAGCGCACTAGTAAGGATGTCAAGATGGAGATATCGGTCGGGAGTTGTCTGCAACATAATCCGTTGGCGGAGATTGCATCCTGCAGTTACGAGGCGAGAGCTTTTGGCGTAGAGAAGGGAATGATACTATCAAGGGCGAAGGAATTGTGTCCACATATTGTGACCATACCGTATGACTTTGAGAACTATCACAGGGTGTCAAGAATACTCTATGAAACCGTTGCCAG TTTCACCAATGAGATTGAAGCAGTCAGTTGTGACGAGATGTTTGTTGATGTCACTAAAACTTTAAGGGATACAGGTGCTTCACCGGTCGAGTTTGCACAGCTTGTCCTGGATGAGGTGTTTGCCAAGACTCAGTGTATTGCATCTGTAGGTATAG CCTCCAATACTTTACTGGCAAGGCTCTGTACTAGAGTAGCTAAACCAAATGGAATTTACATGCTGATGGATGACGACAAGGTGGAAGAATTTATGAAGAACATACCTGTCAGAGAATTACCCG GGGTTGGAAGAGCAACCAGTCAGAAGCTGATGCATCTAGGTATCACAACTTGTTCAGATCTTCAAGAGTTGTCCCTATCTGCTCTCCAGTGTCAGTTTGGCCAGAAACCAGGCCATGATCTCTTTCATCGCTGCAGGGGTAAAAATGACCAGCCGGTCCGGATGGAGAGACAACAGAAGTTAGTCTCGTCAACAGTGAACTATGGCATCCGATTCAAAGGG AATGCAGAAGCTCTGAAGTTTGTAGCTGATCTAGCAGAGGTAGTCCAcaagaaactgaaaaaaactGGCATGGCAGGAAGGACAATCATGCTAAAAGCAAAG ATTCGTAAGAGAGGTTCAGCCGAAGACAATAAAAAGTTGTTTGGACACGGAATTTGTGACAACAGGAGCCGGACATTGACTTTCACACAAGAAACCGATGACCTGGCTATAATCCAAAAAGAATGTCAGAATCTTCTACTCCAGCTGAAAGCCTCCCCCAGAGATATACGAGGG GTTGGGATCCATATATCTCGCCTCAAGAGAGCCAGCAAGTCGTCAAATTCTGCAAAATCATTGAAGGATATGCTGGTCAAGAAAGGGTCGTCAGAGGTCACAAAAACTTCAGAGTTGACTAAgaagaggtcagaggtcacagAGTCATCAAAGCTAAATGTGACAAAATCATTGAAGGATATGCTAATTAAGAAGAGGTCAGAGGTTGCACAGCCCTCAGAGTTGGTGTCTAAGAGAACAGAAGCAAAGAATTTTCAACCATCCAcagcgcagtttgctaacaTCGATACAAACTTTTTGCCGCTTATCAAAGCTGAACCAGAGCCTGAA gCTGAAACCCCTTCATCACCAGTCTTTTCTCAGGATGGAGCCTTGGCACCTTTCTTAAAACCTGTCAGCATGTTTGGGCCAAAGCCAAATATGAG CAAGAGGAGGGTGCTCTCTACTGGAGATTTGCCGTTGGATTATCCCAGCTGTTTGGACCCAGACGTACTAAAAGAACTCCCTCCTGATATTCTGAAGGAAGTTCTAGAAGAAGAGAGATTGAAAGTGAGAAAAGCTGAAAATCTAGTCGAGACCCTTGGCCATGTGGATGACCTTCCTTCATTTTCGGAG ATTGACCCAACCTGCTTGGATGCCTTGCCCACAGACATACAGGGCGAACTGCTATCAGCTTATAGAAGGCGGTCTTCCAACACATCAGAGATGACGCCTGAAAAAATACCGGAGGTAACTACTCCCGAGAAACGGGTAATTGAGGAGGACCTTAAagtcaagaagaagaaaagacgAAGAGATGGTTCGCAGAGTGGCAGCGGAAGATCATCGGTACAAAGGAATCTGTTTgaggtcatgaatattcaacagccTAAAGGAAAAGCACGAAGACATTCCGCCTTGTATTGA